A genomic window from Passer domesticus isolate bPasDom1 chromosome Z, bPasDom1.hap1, whole genome shotgun sequence includes:
- the LOC135289780 gene encoding LOW QUALITY PROTEIN: E3 ubiquitin-protein ligase BRE1A-like (The sequence of the model RefSeq protein was modified relative to this genomic sequence to represent the inferred CDS: inserted 2 bases in 1 codon; substituted 1 base at 1 genomic stop codon) — translation MSGIGNKRMAGEPGPSAPPEKKAGVEDSGTTVETIKLGGVSSTEELDIRALQTKNRKLAEMLDQRQAIEDELREHIEKLERRQATDDASLLIINRYWNQFDENIRIILKRFDLDQGLGDLLSERKALVVPEPEPDSDSNQERKDERERGERLEPAFSFLATLASSTSEEIESQLQERVESSRRAVAQIVTMYDKLQEKVDVLSHKLNSGDISLMEQAVVELNSYLSFKNERLQELADVLQEKHTKERERIFXLQFSKLQERVETAESRVSVLETMIDDLQWDIDKIRKREQRLNRHLADVLERVNSKVYGAGSSLYGGTITINARKSAEMNAELEENKELAGNRLNELEELRQDLEEVTTQNEKLKVELRRAVEEAVKETPEYRCMQSQFSVLYNESLQLKAHLDEARTLLHGTRATHQRQVELIERDEVSLHKKLRTEVIQLEDTLAQVRKEYEMLRIEFEQTLAANEQAGPINREMRHLISSLQNHNHQLKGEVLRYKRKLREAQSDLSKIRSRSGSALLQSQSSTEDTKEEPAEIKQEPDDPSAQVTVPKAPSEDVNEMKARRDEEERERERREREREREKEKEKEREREKEKEKEKEREREKQKQKESEKXRESKEKEKGKHEDGRKKEAEVIKQLKAELKKAQESQKEMKLLLDMYCSAPKEQRDKVQLMAAEKKAKAEEEEALLSEMDVTGQAFEDMQEQNIRLMQQLREKDDANFKLMSERIKSNQIHKLLKEEKEELADQVLTLKTQVDAQLQVVRKLEEKEHLLQNSIGTGEKELGLRTQALEMNKRKAMNAAQLADDLKAQLELAQKKLHDFQEEIVENRVTREKEMFNFKRAEEDISRLRRKLETTKKPDMVPNCDEILMEEIKDYKARLTCPCCNMRKKDAVLTKCFHVFCFECVKTRYDTRQRKCPKCNAAFGANDFHRIYIG, via the exons AGGCCATCGAAGATGAGCTGCGGGAGCACATTGAGAAGCTGGAGCGTCGGCAGGCCACCGACGATGCCTCTCTGCTGATCATCAACCGCTACTGGAATCAG TTTGATGAAAATATCCGCATCATCCTTAAACGCTTTGACCTGGACCAAGGTCTTGGAGAccttttgtctgaaagaaaagCACTGGTGGTGCCAGAACCTGAACCAGACTCTGACAGTAATCAGGAGCGCAAAGATGAGAGGGAACGAG GGGAAAGACTGGAGCCAGCATTCTCCTTTCTGGCCACTCTAGCCAGCAGTACCAGTGAGGAGATAGAATCTCAGCTGCAGGAACGCGTGGAGTCCTCCCGCCGTGCTGTTGCCCAGATTGTGACAATGTATGACAAGCTGCAGGAGAAGGTGGATGTGCTGTCTCACAAGCTGAATAGTGGAG ATATTTCACTGATGGAACAAGCAGTAGTGGAGCTTAATTCCTATCTGTCATTTAAGAATGAacggctgcaggagctggctgaTGTTCTTCAGGAGAAGCATacaaaggagagagaaagaa TCTTTTGATTGCAGTTCTCCAAGCTGCAAGAGAGGGTGGAGACAGCAGAATCCCGGGTGTCTGTCCTGGAGACCATGATTGATGACCTTCAGTGGGACATTGACAAGATCCGCAAGAGAGAGCAGAGGCTCAACCGCCACCTGGCCGACGTCCTGGAGCGA GTAAATTCCAAAGTGtatggagctgggagcagcctctaTGGGGGAACAATCACCATTAATGCCCGCAAG TCTGCGGAGATGAATGCAGAGCTGGAAGAGAATAAAGAGCTTGCTGGGAATCGCCTTAATGAATTGGAGGAACTACGTCAGGATCTTGAGGAAGTAACAACACAGAATGAAAAGCTCAAG GTGGAGCTGCGACGGGCAGTGGAAGAGGCTGTGAAGGAGACCCCAGAATATCGCTGCATGCAGTCccagttttctgttttgtatAACGAGAGTCTCCAGCTGAAGGCACACCTTGACGAGGCCCGCACACTGCTCCACGGCACCCGCGCCACGCACCAGCGCCAGGTGGAGCTGATTGAG AGGGAtgaggtcagccttcacaagaaGCTGCGCACTGAGGTGATTCAGCTGGAGGACACCCTGGCACAAGTTCGCAAAGAATATGAGATGTTGAGGATAGAGTTTGAACAGACACTTGCTGCCAATGAGCAAGCAG GCCCCATTAATCGGGAGATGCGCCACCTCATCAGCAGCCTCCAGAATCATAACCACCAGCTGAAGGGAGAGGTGCTGAGATACAAGCGCAAACTGAGAGAGGCCCAGTCTGACCTGAGCAAG ATCCGCTCTCGCAGTGGCAGTGCTCTCCTCCAGTCCCAGTCCAGCACTGAAGACACAAAGGAGGAACCTGCAGAGATCAAGCAGGAGCCTGATGATCCTTCTGCCCAAGTGACTGTTCCCAAGGCTCCTTCTGAAGATGTTAATGAGATGAAGGCCAGGCGAGATGAAGAGGAACGGGAGCGGGAGAGacgggaaagggagagggagcgagagaaggaaaaggagaaggagagagaacgagaaaaagagaaagagaaggaaaaggaacgAGAGCGGgaaaagcagaagcagaaggaatcagagaa gagagagtccaaagagaaggagaaagggaagCATGAAGATGGACGAAAGAAGGAGGCTGAAGTGATCAAGCAGCTGAAGGCTGAGCTCAA GAAGGCCCAGGAGAGCCAGAAGGAGATGAAACTATTGCTGGATATGTACTGCTCTGCCCCCAAAGAACAGAGGGACAAAGTGCAGCTGATGGCAGCTGAGAAGAAGGCAAAAGCTGAG gaggaggaggcccTGCTGTCGGAGATGGATGTCACAGGCCAAGCCTTTGAAGACATGCAAGAGCAGAACATCCGCCTGATGCAGCAGCTGCGGGAGAAGGATGATGCCAACTTCAAGCTGATGTCAGAACGTATCAAGTCCAACCAGATCCATAAGCTgctgaaagaggaaaaggaggagctAGCAGACCAAGTTTTGACACTGAAAACACAG GTGGATGCCCAGCTGCAGGTTGTACGtaagctggaggagaaggaacaCTTACTGCAGAACAGCATTGGAACAGGAGAGAAGGAGCTGGGTCTGCGAACACAGGCTCTGGAGATGAACAAACGCAAG GCCATGAATGCAGCCCAGCTTGCAGATGATCTGAAGGCCCAGCTAGAACTGGCTCAGAAGAAGTTACATGATTTTCAGGAGGAGATTGTGGAAAACAGAGTAACTAGAGAGAAAGAGATGTTCAACTTCAAAAGGGCTGAG GAAGATATTTCTAGGTTGCGCAGGAAGCTGGAGACCACAAAGAAGCCTGACATGGTTCCCAACTGTGATGAGATCCTGATGGAGGAAATCAAGGATTACAAG GCCCGCCTGACGTGCCCCTGCTGCAACATGCGCAAGAAGGACGCGGTGCTCACCAAGTGCTTCCACGTCTTCTGCTTCGAGTGTGTGAAGACGCGCTACGACACCCGGCAGCGCAAGTGTCCCAAGTGCAACGCGGCCTTCGGGGCCAACGACTTCCACAGGATCTACATCGGCTGA